A part of Paenibacillus donghaensis genomic DNA contains:
- a CDS encoding LysM peptidoglycan-binding domain-containing protein has protein sequence MKIHIVKTGDTLYALSQKYGVPLQTIIDANPQFSNPDVLAVGDKVKIPAATVPVPDNNSIYYKHTVKQGDSLWKLSKAWGVSLKEMIDANPQLKNPNALMTGEIVNVPKKPATSPTQPGYSPANAPDKTAVGGKTYTGPKEEMVAEAVKPVPKPEPKPEPKPAPVPVPVPVPAPLPAPVPELVSPAANMPNIQPEMAPMKETIHSEMQSLFVQISVPAQEAVSQYEMPKTEKKPSGCSDGVMSAYEHGGYPGLMQHPNFNDCPPAYPLYESASMMNNNMAPAYVQPMSYAPECMPPYYYSGNVSPMWYQNNAPAQVEGVSYEGMPVNLPWPDCGCGENMYTQSVQPYSYEMPMYNGYPVYMNPGMMAPYGMLMPNQGMMAPSMPVSAYDGSVAAGIPPYPQFPGMENMGLHTRVPEIQEPQLAEQLVTQPAQANTAEPVKAKNGTTKKTGAKARTSSLSSKAGSLGSQARRSNSTGSNGGTKKRKNPWTSN, from the coding sequence GTGAAAATACACATTGTCAAAACAGGCGATACGCTGTATGCATTATCGCAAAAGTACGGGGTGCCGCTGCAGACTATAATCGATGCCAATCCGCAATTCAGCAATCCGGATGTGCTTGCTGTCGGGGATAAGGTGAAGATACCTGCTGCCACCGTCCCGGTACCGGACAACAACAGCATCTACTATAAGCATACAGTCAAACAGGGAGACAGCTTGTGGAAGCTGTCCAAGGCATGGGGAGTGTCATTGAAAGAAATGATTGATGCGAATCCTCAGTTGAAGAATCCCAATGCGCTAATGACCGGCGAAATTGTGAATGTTCCCAAAAAACCGGCCACATCTCCGACCCAGCCGGGGTACTCGCCGGCCAATGCTCCCGATAAAACAGCAGTAGGCGGAAAAACCTACACCGGTCCAAAAGAAGAAATGGTAGCTGAGGCAGTCAAACCTGTTCCAAAACCTGAACCTAAACCTGAACCTAAACCGGCCCCAGTCCCAGTTCCAGTCCCAGTTCCTGCGCCACTTCCTGCTCCGGTACCTGAACTTGTTTCGCCAGCTGCCAATATGCCCAATATACAGCCCGAAATGGCTCCAATGAAGGAAACCATTCATTCTGAGATGCAGAGTCTGTTCGTGCAGATTTCTGTTCCTGCCCAGGAGGCCGTCTCCCAGTATGAAATGCCTAAGACAGAGAAGAAGCCTTCCGGATGCTCGGATGGCGTAATGTCTGCTTATGAGCACGGAGGATATCCTGGCCTGATGCAGCACCCGAATTTCAACGATTGCCCGCCTGCCTATCCGCTTTATGAGTCGGCATCGATGATGAATAACAACATGGCTCCTGCTTATGTGCAGCCTATGAGTTATGCACCGGAATGTATGCCTCCCTATTATTATTCGGGCAATGTCTCTCCAATGTGGTATCAGAATAATGCGCCTGCACAAGTGGAAGGGGTATCCTACGAGGGAATGCCGGTGAATCTTCCTTGGCCAGATTGTGGCTGCGGAGAGAACATGTATACCCAATCGGTTCAACCGTATAGTTATGAGATGCCTATGTATAACGGTTATCCGGTTTATATGAACCCGGGAATGATGGCCCCTTATGGCATGCTTATGCCTAATCAGGGGATGATGGCTCCGTCTATGCCTGTATCCGCTTATGATGGATCCGTGGCCGCAGGGATTCCTCCGTATCCGCAATTTCCCGGCATGGAGAACATGGGGCTTCATACCCGTGTTCCTGAAATTCAGGAGCCTCAGCTTGCGGAGCAACTGGTAACACAGCCGGCTCAGGCAAATACGGCTGAACCCGTGAAAGCTAAGAACGGTACTACTAAGAAGACCGGGGCCAAGGCCAGAACCTCCAGCTTGAGCAGTAAGGCCGGAAGCTTGGGATCCCAAGCTCGGAGGTCCAATTCAACTGGGAGTAACGGAGGAACCAAAAAACGTAAGAATCCATGGACTTCAAACTAA
- a CDS encoding zinc ribbon domain-containing protein produces the protein MNGLNLQGQPDAPEGNAAVYHMKYDRTAFDYITLVSGYLFMPFGLVLALIRLFSTHYKNYRKASNYNLLSHVFIGGFIQLAVFSYRDIQKGEYETAVLIMLLVMLALLFLLPAYGLGTVAARAKYKFSLLTTSYIGLVTDQQIRHIGTLSARTAQSESDVRRDVLYLKNKGLLPHDMVFSEQLQGAPYAAVPPTPSPSSGPSGFESAQRAHQTGAPSSSAVPPQLPKSVRCPGCGAQNTVYPGQAKNCDYCGTTIPYT, from the coding sequence ATGAACGGATTGAACCTGCAAGGACAGCCGGATGCTCCCGAAGGGAATGCGGCTGTCTATCATATGAAATATGACCGGACCGCTTTTGATTACATCACCTTGGTGTCTGGTTATTTATTTATGCCCTTTGGGCTGGTGCTGGCCCTGATCCGGCTGTTCAGCACTCATTATAAGAACTACCGTAAGGCCTCGAATTATAATCTGTTGTCCCATGTATTTATTGGCGGGTTCATTCAGCTGGCCGTTTTCTCGTATCGGGATATTCAGAAGGGTGAATATGAGACTGCTGTGCTGATTATGCTGCTTGTTATGCTTGCTTTGCTGTTCCTGCTGCCTGCTTATGGGCTGGGCACTGTGGCGGCGCGGGCGAAATATAAATTTTCGCTGCTGACCACTTCCTATATTGGGCTGGTGACAGACCAGCAGATCAGACATATTGGCACCTTGTCCGCGCGTACCGCCCAGAGTGAGAGCGATGTGCGCCGGGATGTGCTGTATCTGAAGAATAAAGGGCTGTTGCCGCATGATATGGTATTTTCCGAGCAGCTTCAGGGTGCTCCTTACGCAGCTGTGCCTCCGACTCCATCCCCCTCTTCCGGACCATCTGGTTTCGAGTCTGCGCAGCGGGCGCATCAGACTGGCGCGCCGTCATCGTCTGCAGTACCTCCGCAACTGCCTAAATCGGTGCGCTGTCCGGGCTGCGGTGCCCAGAATACGGTGTATCCGGGACAAGCGAAGAATTGTGACTATTGCGGGACTACCATTCCGTATACCTGA
- the ilvE gene encoding branched-chain-amino-acid transaminase: MADQWIYLDGQHVTKENAKVSVFDHGFLYGDGIFEGIRIYNGNIFKCSEHLDRLYDSAKSIQLEIPLTYDEMLEAMAETIRLNDMRNGYIRLIVSRGPGNLGLDPRRCPKASVIIIVEQLAIYPEQAYLNGLRAVSVSQRRNLPDALNPKIKSLNYLNNILVKIQSNLAEADEAIMMNAQGYVTEGSGDNIFIVKRGVLYTPPCYLGALEGITRLAIIELCEKLGFKLKEEPFTMHDVYIADEVFFTGTAAEVIAAREIDGRIIGDGHAGPITLKLLEEFRNVVDQDGYKVFE, from the coding sequence ATGGCAGACCAATGGATCTATCTGGATGGACAACATGTAACAAAAGAAAATGCAAAGGTATCCGTGTTTGATCACGGTTTCCTGTATGGTGACGGCATATTCGAAGGAATCCGCATCTACAACGGGAATATCTTCAAATGCAGCGAGCACCTGGACAGATTATATGATTCAGCAAAGTCGATTCAGCTGGAGATCCCGCTGACCTATGATGAGATGCTTGAAGCTATGGCGGAAACCATCCGTTTGAATGATATGCGCAACGGCTACATCCGTCTGATTGTTTCACGCGGCCCCGGCAATCTGGGTCTTGACCCTCGCCGCTGTCCCAAAGCGAGTGTAATCATTATCGTGGAGCAGCTTGCCATTTACCCGGAGCAGGCCTATCTCAACGGTTTGCGTGCTGTGTCCGTCTCCCAGCGCCGCAATCTGCCGGATGCCCTGAATCCAAAGATCAAATCGCTAAACTACCTAAACAATATCCTGGTCAAAATCCAGTCCAATCTGGCGGAAGCCGATGAAGCGATTATGATGAACGCCCAGGGCTATGTAACGGAAGGATCAGGCGACAATATTTTCATCGTCAAAAGAGGGGTGCTCTATACGCCTCCATGTTATTTGGGAGCTCTTGAAGGAATTACCCGTCTGGCGATTATTGAGCTCTGTGAGAAGCTGGGCTTCAAGCTTAAAGAAGAACCGTTCACCATGCACGATGTTTATATTGCTGACGAGGTGTTCTTCACCGGAACAGCAGCCGAAGTTATTGCTGCCCGTGAGATTGACGGACGGATTATCGGCGACGGGCATGCAGGTCCGATTACACTCAAGCTGCTTGAGGAGTTCCGCAACGTCGTGGATCAAGACGGCTACAAGGTATTTGAATAA
- the pheA gene encoding prephenate dehydratase, giving the protein MKSIAVLPQGSVSHEALLHLFDGEPVRVVHHKLISDVFLSTSNGVTDYSVIPIENTIEGSVSLHIDWLINEVNLPMQSEWIFPSIQNLIGHPLEFTDAEGSRDYSGMVKILSHPVAMAQCRLFIREHAPWAELESVGSTSEAVELVKDNPGKGWAAIGTALGAATHGLEIVDRQITDHSNNFTRFVLVGSQKLELARASSGVKTSVLVTLPEDFPGALHQVLAAFAWRKLNLSRIESRPTKKKLGTYYFYIDVLEPIESVLLPGAIEEINALGCQVRILGSYPTYTYEDEKAEVQ; this is encoded by the coding sequence ATGAAATCGATAGCTGTCTTGCCGCAGGGCTCGGTCTCACACGAAGCGCTGCTGCATCTGTTTGACGGTGAGCCTGTCAGAGTTGTGCATCACAAGCTGATATCCGATGTCTTCCTCTCTACATCAAACGGAGTCACCGATTACAGTGTGATTCCGATTGAGAATACGATTGAAGGTTCGGTCAGCCTGCATATTGACTGGCTCATTAATGAAGTGAATCTGCCGATGCAGTCCGAATGGATATTCCCATCCATCCAGAACCTGATCGGTCATCCTCTGGAATTTACCGATGCAGAGGGCAGCAGGGATTACAGCGGCATGGTGAAGATTCTTTCCCATCCCGTGGCGATGGCGCAATGCCGCCTGTTTATCCGCGAGCATGCCCCTTGGGCAGAGCTGGAATCGGTCGGGAGTACCTCGGAAGCTGTGGAGCTGGTGAAGGACAACCCTGGCAAGGGCTGGGCAGCCATCGGCACAGCCCTTGGGGCAGCTACGCATGGTCTGGAGATTGTTGACCGCCAGATTACCGATCATTCCAACAACTTCACCCGTTTCGTGCTTGTAGGGTCGCAGAAGCTAGAGCTGGCGCGGGCAAGCAGTGGAGTCAAGACCAGTGTGCTGGTGACGTTGCCGGAGGATTTTCCTGGTGCGCTTCATCAAGTACTGGCTGCATTTGCCTGGAGGAAGCTGAATCTGTCGCGGATTGAATCACGGCCGACGAAGAAGAAGCTGGGAACTTATTATTTCTATATTGATGTGCTGGAACCGATAGAGTCGGTCCTGCTCCCTGGCGCTATTGAAGAGATCAACGCGCTTGGCTGTCAGGTACGGATTCTGGGCTCGTATCCCACATACACCTATGAGGATGAGAAAGCGGAGGTGCAGTAA
- a CDS encoding homoserine dehydrogenase gives MKPVRVGLLGLGTVGAGVVRIVEGNQEDLSSQVGSQIIIERIAVKNLDKPRDIEVDAAKITTDPWEVIRDPEIDVIVEVMGGIAGTKEYILEALERGKHIVTANKDLMALHGSEILAKAQEKQCDVFYEASVAGGIPIIRTLIEGFSSDRIMKIMGIVNGTTNYILTKMSQEGATYADALKEAQELGYAESDPTSDVEGLDAARKMAILGTLGFRTNVELSDVSVSGISGVSKEDIAFAKRLGYEMKLLGIAERQDEEFSISVQPTMIRQGHPIASVNGVFNAVYVYGEAVGETMFYGAGAGAMPTATSIVSDLVAVIKNLKLGVNGLKHIVPYKQKKLKSDEDIYYKNFLLLHVDDKAGVLAKITQVFADCDVSLDSVVQQANPNNPNAEIIIVTHDASKASMNKVLQQFEELHVISRIKSHYRVEG, from the coding sequence ATGAAGCCGGTTAGAGTGGGATTGCTGGGCCTGGGAACAGTGGGAGCGGGCGTTGTCCGCATCGTGGAAGGAAATCAGGAGGATCTGAGCAGCCAGGTGGGCTCCCAGATTATCATAGAGCGTATTGCTGTCAAGAATCTCGACAAACCCCGTGATATTGAAGTGGATGCGGCCAAAATCACTACAGATCCGTGGGAGGTCATCCGCGACCCGGAAATCGACGTTATTGTTGAGGTGATGGGCGGCATTGCCGGCACGAAGGAATATATCCTTGAAGCGCTGGAGCGCGGCAAGCATATTGTAACTGCGAACAAGGATCTGATGGCGCTGCACGGCTCGGAGATTCTGGCCAAGGCGCAGGAGAAGCAATGTGATGTTTTTTATGAGGCCAGTGTGGCCGGCGGCATCCCGATCATCCGTACCTTAATTGAGGGCTTCTCCTCGGACCGGATCATGAAGATTATGGGGATCGTTAATGGCACAACCAACTACATATTGACCAAAATGAGCCAGGAGGGTGCGACCTATGCCGATGCGCTGAAGGAAGCGCAGGAGCTGGGGTATGCGGAATCCGATCCGACCTCTGATGTGGAGGGGCTGGATGCCGCGCGCAAGATGGCGATTCTGGGCACACTGGGCTTCCGCACGAATGTGGAGCTTAGCGATGTCAGCGTCAGCGGAATTTCCGGAGTGAGCAAGGAAGATATCGCTTTTGCCAAAAGACTGGGTTACGAAATGAAGCTGCTGGGGATCGCCGAGCGCCAGGATGAAGAGTTCAGCATCAGCGTCCAGCCGACCATGATCCGCCAAGGCCATCCGATTGCATCCGTTAATGGCGTGTTCAATGCTGTTTATGTATACGGTGAAGCAGTGGGGGAGACGATGTTCTACGGTGCGGGCGCGGGCGCTATGCCTACGGCAACCTCGATTGTCTCCGACCTGGTCGCGGTGATCAAGAACCTCAAGCTGGGTGTCAACGGGCTGAAGCATATCGTACCTTACAAGCAGAAGAAGCTGAAGAGCGATGAGGACATTTATTATAAAAACTTCCTGCTGCTGCATGTAGATGACAAGGCGGGAGTATTGGCCAAAATCACTCAGGTCTTCGCCGACTGTGACGTCAGTCTGGATTCGGTGGTACAGCAGGCTAACCCGAACAATCCCAATGCGGAGATTATTATTGTTACCCATGACGCCAGCAAAGCTAGTATGAACAAGGTGCTGCAACAGTTTGAAGAGCTGCATGTGATCAGCCGGATCAAGAGCCACTATCGGGTGGAAGGATAA
- the thrB gene encoding homoserine kinase, translating to MSIYGRSRVKVPASTANLGPGFDTLGMALSMYAWIEMEEAEETVIHLYGDEMKGLALDKSNLLYQVAQLVFAEAGVSVPELAISMYSEIPLTRGLGSSASAIVGGMAAANALIGSPLSDAVLFNMATKLEKHPDNVGASLFGGIITAIWDGEVADYVKLAPPSELEALVIIPEFELATTKARGVLPTEISVSDAVYNISRTSLLTAALASGRFDLIGKAMQDRLHQPYRAALVPGMEKLLAEAPQHGALGIALSGAGPTLLCLVDRREKRKDELEAFLVQTMADQGIPAQTCWLSLCTEGVTVELTGRNGMHNDSFLDMIKGELQS from the coding sequence ATGAGTATTTACGGAAGGTCTAGAGTCAAAGTGCCTGCCAGCACCGCCAATCTGGGTCCCGGCTTCGATACACTTGGCATGGCTTTGTCCATGTATGCCTGGATCGAGATGGAGGAGGCGGAGGAGACTGTAATTCACCTGTATGGTGATGAAATGAAGGGGCTGGCGCTGGATAAAAGCAATCTGCTCTATCAGGTTGCCCAACTGGTCTTCGCGGAAGCCGGCGTTTCCGTGCCTGAGCTGGCCATCTCCATGTATTCAGAGATTCCGCTCACCCGCGGTCTGGGAAGCAGCGCTTCGGCGATTGTCGGCGGGATGGCAGCAGCGAATGCGCTGATTGGCTCGCCGCTCAGTGATGCGGTGCTGTTTAACATGGCAACCAAGCTGGAGAAACATCCCGACAATGTGGGGGCCTCATTGTTTGGTGGCATCATCACGGCGATCTGGGACGGCGAAGTGGCCGATTATGTGAAGCTTGCGCCGCCTTCCGAGCTGGAGGCGCTGGTGATTATTCCAGAGTTTGAGCTGGCTACTACCAAAGCGCGCGGAGTGCTGCCGACCGAGATTTCTGTTTCAGATGCGGTGTATAACATCAGCCGCACATCGCTGCTTACGGCAGCACTTGCCTCCGGCCGGTTCGACCTGATCGGCAAAGCCATGCAGGACCGTCTGCACCAGCCTTACCGCGCAGCGCTAGTACCCGGGATGGAGAAGCTGCTGGCGGAGGCTCCGCAGCATGGGGCGCTCGGGATTGCCCTCAGTGGAGCGGGACCAACCCTTCTCTGTCTGGTGGACCGCAGGGAGAAGCGCAAAGATGAGCTTGAAGCCTTTCTGGTACAAACAATGGCTGATCAGGGCATTCCTGCCCAGACCTGCTGGCTGTCGCTGTGCACTGAAGGTGTAACAGTAGAGCTGACGGGAAGAAACGGGATGCACAACGATTCGTTTTTGGATATGATAAAAGGAGAACTGCAGTCATGA
- a CDS encoding ACT domain-containing protein, protein MKERYYLVREDILPDAVLKTMQVKQLLEAGDAKTVHEGVEQVGLSRSAFYKYKDGIHLIHQLERERIVTFSLDLEHESGMLSKVLAAVASHGANVLTIHQSIPLQGRANVVISVEISHLSEELGGMLDSLKEMPGVKRALIVGQG, encoded by the coding sequence GTGAAAGAACGCTATTATTTGGTCCGAGAGGACATTCTGCCTGACGCGGTGCTGAAGACCATGCAGGTGAAGCAATTACTGGAAGCCGGAGATGCCAAGACCGTCCATGAGGGTGTTGAACAGGTTGGACTGAGCCGCAGCGCATTCTACAAGTACAAGGATGGCATTCATCTGATCCATCAGCTGGAGCGGGAACGCATCGTGACCTTTTCGCTTGATCTGGAGCATGAATCCGGCATGCTGTCCAAGGTGCTGGCCGCTGTCGCAAGCCATGGGGCCAACGTGCTGACCATCCATCAGAGCATTCCGCTGCAGGGGCGGGCAAACGTAGTGATATCCGTGGAGATTTCACATCTGAGTGAAGAGCTAGGGGGTATGCTGGATAGCCTGAAGGAGATGCCGGGCGTGAAACGGGCCTTGATCGTCGGACAGGGATAA
- a CDS encoding CynX/NimT family MFS transporter: MSSPEQLLKKQDEISSTGIRKQATFWFMIVGIIFIAANLRAPLTSVGPLVSIIRENVHISNTLAGLITTVPLIAFALLSPFVPKLGRRYGVERIILISLIFLVIGIAVRSLSGAVTLYVGTAVLGFAITICNVLLPSLIKREFPQQMGTMTGVYSVSMNLCGAIASGISVPLAVGAGLNWQGALGVWGILSVISILFWIPQLKAPAKPAAVASSAGNNHQINIWRSPLAWQVTLFMGIQSTIFYVLVAWLPEILKDQGISSSQSGWFLSILIMASLPFAFIVPVIAGRMPNQRLLVVITTILLLIGTLGLLYGSIHLVLFWVIILGIGAGFAFGLSMMFFGLRTQSAHQAAELSGMAQSIGYLLAAIGPALIGYLHDATHSWSVPLLLLVGASALLGIFGLGAARDQFVGSAK, translated from the coding sequence ATGAGTTCACCAGAACAATTGTTAAAAAAACAGGATGAAATATCCAGTACCGGCATTCGCAAGCAAGCGACATTCTGGTTCATGATCGTAGGAATTATTTTTATCGCAGCGAATTTGCGTGCTCCCCTCACATCGGTGGGACCATTAGTCAGTATTATTCGGGAGAACGTGCATATTTCAAATACCTTAGCAGGCCTGATTACCACAGTTCCACTGATTGCATTTGCATTGTTATCACCTTTTGTACCAAAATTAGGACGCAGATATGGTGTAGAACGTATTATCCTGATTTCCCTTATTTTTTTGGTCATCGGTATCGCTGTTCGCTCATTATCCGGGGCGGTGACCTTGTATGTTGGAACCGCAGTTCTGGGGTTTGCTATTACCATATGTAATGTATTACTACCGAGCCTGATTAAACGGGAATTTCCGCAGCAAATGGGTACTATGACAGGGGTTTATTCTGTTTCCATGAATCTATGCGGGGCGATTGCTTCCGGCATTAGTGTTCCCTTAGCTGTGGGGGCAGGCTTAAACTGGCAAGGTGCCTTGGGAGTATGGGGGATACTTAGCGTCATCTCCATTCTCTTTTGGATACCGCAACTCAAGGCTCCAGCGAAACCAGCCGCTGTTGCCAGCAGCGCAGGGAACAACCATCAGATCAATATATGGCGCTCTCCGTTGGCTTGGCAGGTAACTCTTTTTATGGGAATACAATCGACCATTTTTTATGTGCTGGTGGCATGGCTGCCTGAAATACTAAAAGATCAAGGCATCAGTTCAAGTCAATCCGGCTGGTTTCTCTCGATTCTGATTATGGCTTCACTCCCCTTTGCATTTATCGTTCCTGTTATAGCTGGACGCATGCCTAACCAACGGTTGTTAGTGGTTATTACAACGATTCTGCTTTTGATCGGAACACTTGGACTTCTCTATGGCAGTATCCATCTGGTTCTGTTTTGGGTTATTATTCTTGGTATTGGGGCGGGCTTTGCCTTTGGCTTGTCCATGATGTTTTTCGGCTTGCGTACCCAAAGTGCCCATCAGGCGGCTGAATTATCGGGCATGGCCCAATCCATCGGATATCTACTAGCAGCAATTGGCCCAGCGCTGATTGGATACTTGCATGATGCCACTCATAGTTGGAGCGTTCCACTCCTGTTATTGGTTGGCGCTTCTGCTCTACTCGGTATCTTTGGTCTGGGTGCGGCTAGGGATCAATTTGTTGGTTCTGCGAAGTAG
- a CDS encoding MarR family transcriptional regulator codes for MEFQNHFKGHLYEQYIRMLHLNELYTEQEFNSFRQQARKYQIDMLSNNITSVHVIDCIGDYEPINHTGIVEKMGLSKASITKISAKLLEMGFIMRSQLNNNRKEIYFSLTDKGRHVYHLHKELHKEKEERFYQFIESYSEAELQTIGKFMSDLVARAEEYSEGKFTINDDIKD; via the coding sequence TTGGAGTTTCAAAATCATTTTAAAGGTCATCTTTACGAGCAATATATTAGAATGCTGCATCTGAATGAGCTGTATACTGAACAAGAATTTAACTCGTTTCGGCAACAGGCCAGAAAGTACCAGATTGACATGCTCTCCAACAATATTACTAGTGTACACGTTATTGATTGCATTGGTGATTATGAACCGATAAATCATACCGGAATTGTGGAGAAGATGGGGTTGTCCAAAGCTAGCATTACTAAAATTAGTGCAAAGCTGCTGGAAATGGGCTTCATTATGAGAAGTCAACTGAACAACAATCGTAAGGAGATTTACTTTAGTTTAACGGATAAGGGAAGACACGTTTATCATTTGCATAAAGAGCTGCACAAAGAAAAAGAAGAAAGGTTTTACCAATTCATTGAATCCTATTCAGAGGCTGAGCTGCAGACTATTGGAAAATTTATGAGTGATTTGGTGGCGCGTGCCGAAGAATACTCCGAAGGGAAGTTTACGATAAATGACGACATTAAAGATTGA
- a CDS encoding tyrosine-type recombinase/integrase, which yields MNGKFIEIEKVRTKNKASRRTLPLVDTFYELLIRMKEQQAAHRSSYGNTYRTDYLEYIYVDALGQRIKPGYITQHFPILLKRHGFRRIRYHDLRHSCASLLLANGVRHERSSGMVGT from the coding sequence TTGAATGGCAAGTTCATTGAAATTGAGAAAGTTCGTACCAAGAACAAAGCTAGTCGCCGCACGCTGCCACTGGTGGACACGTTCTACGAGCTTCTGATCCGTATGAAGGAACAACAAGCAGCTCATCGCTCATCTTATGGCAATACTTACCGCACCGACTACTTGGAGTACATTTATGTCGATGCATTGGGGCAGCGCATTAAGCCTGGTTATATTACACAGCATTTTCCCATTCTGCTGAAGAGACATGGTTTTAGGCGCATCCGGTATCACGACCTCCGTCATAGCTGCGCCAGTTTATTATTAGCGAATGGCGTTAGGCATGAAAGAAGTTCAGGAATGGTTGGGACATAG
- a CDS encoding FadR/GntR family transcriptional regulator, whose protein sequence is MLTQTQRLTLVEQVAYQIQGKIENSEWQVGMRIPPEPKLMEQLQVSRNTLREAIRALTYAGLLKTRQGDGTYVCSSSVLGSVIKKVIQHTDKLESLEVRYALEREAAALATFRRSEEDLEAIRACLDQCRQAASQHDLKAYAHWDVEFHKMVIAASHNQLMANLYNHISEALQNMVLETKDFKNVAFYHDSHDLLYQAIANQDCHQAEEAVRLYIEKARAKLC, encoded by the coding sequence TTGTTAACTCAAACTCAACGTTTAACCTTGGTGGAACAGGTGGCCTACCAGATCCAGGGGAAGATCGAAAACAGCGAATGGCAAGTAGGGATGCGTATTCCTCCAGAGCCCAAGCTAATGGAACAGCTTCAAGTCAGCCGTAATACCTTGAGGGAAGCCATTCGGGCTTTAACATATGCGGGTCTGCTGAAGACCAGACAAGGAGATGGAACCTATGTCTGCTCCTCAAGTGTTTTGGGGTCAGTGATTAAAAAAGTGATTCAGCATACCGATAAGCTTGAGAGCCTGGAGGTCCGATATGCATTGGAAAGAGAGGCTGCTGCCCTGGCTACGTTCAGGAGAAGCGAAGAAGATTTGGAGGCGATTCGGGCATGCTTGGATCAGTGCAGACAAGCAGCCAGCCAGCATGATCTCAAAGCTTATGCTCACTGGGATGTCGAGTTTCACAAAATGGTGATTGCTGCTTCACATAACCAATTGATGGCGAATTTGTACAATCATATTTCCGAGGCGCTGCAAAACATGGTTTTGGAAACGAAGGACTTCAAAAATGTGGCTTTTTATCACGACTCTCATGACCTGCTTTATCAAGCCATTGCCAATCAGGATTGCCATCAAGCCGAGGAGGCTGTTCGTTTATACATTGAAAAGGCCCGTGCTAAACTGTGCTAA
- the sufC gene encoding Fe-S cluster assembly ATPase SufC — MTTLKIEELRSKIEGKEILKGLTLEIHGGEIHAIMGPNGTGKSTLASALMGHPKYEVTGGKVTLDNEDLLEMEVDERAQAGLFLAMQYPSEIAGVTNSDFLRSAINARREEGDEISLIRFIREMESKMKGLEMNPEFAHRYLNEGFSGGEKKRNEILQMMLLEPKFVILDEVDSGLDIDALRIVANGVNEMRSPDRGFLIITHYQRLLNYITPDFVHVMMQGRIVKSGGPELAHRLEAEGYDWVKEELGITDETVGEEV, encoded by the coding sequence ATGACGACATTAAAGATTGAGGAATTAAGATCCAAGATTGAAGGGAAAGAAATTTTAAAAGGGCTCACACTGGAGATTCATGGCGGAGAGATTCATGCGATTATGGGGCCTAATGGGACGGGAAAAAGTACGTTGGCTTCAGCTTTAATGGGCCATCCCAAATATGAGGTTACTGGCGGCAAGGTGACATTGGACAATGAAGACCTTCTGGAGATGGAGGTGGATGAGCGTGCCCAGGCAGGCTTGTTCCTCGCTATGCAATACCCAAGTGAAATTGCTGGCGTGACCAACTCGGACTTTCTCAGAAGTGCCATCAATGCACGGCGTGAAGAAGGCGATGAGATATCCTTAATCCGTTTTATCCGTGAAATGGAGAGCAAAATGAAGGGGCTGGAGATGAACCCGGAATTTGCGCATCGTTATTTGAATGAGGGATTCTCCGGCGGTGAAAAAAAGCGGAATGAGATTTTGCAAATGATGCTGCTTGAACCCAAGTTTGTGATCCTGGATGAAGTGGATTCCGGGCTTGATATTGATGCACTGCGTATTGTGGCCAATGGCGTAAATGAGATGCGCAGCCCGGATAGAGGCTTTTTAATCATCACCCATTATCAACGACTGTTGAATTATATTACCCCGGATTTTGTGCATGTCATGATGCAAGGCCGGATAGTTAAATCTGGCGGTCCGGAGCTTGCCCACCGTTTGGAGGCTGAAGGGTACGATTGGGTGAAAGAGGAGCTTGGGATTACGGATGAGACGGTAGGCGAGGAAGTTTAA